The proteins below are encoded in one region of Maribacter aestuarii:
- a CDS encoding response regulator transcription factor: MKKVLIIEDDIEIIHLLEIHLKDLGCEVSFATRGGDGLHKAIEEVPDLIILDIMLPEMDGLEVCQKIRANKIKSPIIMLTARSEEIDKVLGLELGADDYLTKPFSVREFIARVKAIFRRQKMISKTELNNSTQNIIKFGNLSVNIEMRKVVLNDTKIELSPKEFELLVLLASNPGKSYDRAKLLNLIWGYDFEGYEHTVNSHINRLRSKIEPDMSKPKFILTTWGVGYKFNEEL; this comes from the coding sequence ATGAAAAAAGTATTGATTATTGAAGACGACATCGAAATCATTCATTTGTTGGAAATACATTTGAAGGATTTAGGTTGTGAAGTGTCCTTTGCCACAAGAGGAGGTGACGGCCTTCATAAAGCTATTGAGGAAGTGCCGGATTTAATAATACTAGATATTATGCTTCCTGAAATGGATGGTCTTGAAGTGTGTCAGAAGATAAGGGCCAACAAGATAAAATCACCCATTATAATGCTCACTGCCCGCTCTGAGGAAATTGATAAAGTGTTAGGTTTGGAATTGGGTGCCGATGACTATTTAACCAAACCATTTAGTGTTCGGGAATTTATCGCAAGGGTTAAGGCTATTTTCAGAAGACAAAAAATGATTTCTAAAACCGAATTAAACAACTCAACTCAAAATATAATAAAATTCGGTAATCTATCAGTTAACATCGAAATGCGAAAGGTTGTTTTGAATGATACCAAAATAGAACTGTCACCAAAAGAATTTGAACTATTAGTGTTGTTGGCCTCCAACCCCGGTAAAAGTTATGATCGCGCCAAACTCTTGAACCTTATTTGGGGGTATGACTTTGAAGGATATGAACACACCGTAAACTCACATATAAACCGCCTTCGTTCTAAAATTGAACCAGACATGAGCAAGCCAAAATTTATTTTGACCACATGGGGGGTAGGATACAAATTCAATGAGGAATTATGA